From a single Natronorubrum tibetense GA33 genomic region:
- a CDS encoding SHOCT domain-containing protein, whose translation MTGSRPLVRGVTPSVAVVTVAVLATFVALTVINSSVAIILAIFGLLFGGDLLRELAEALDGETEPAAEDEPIPDHDAEDALERLRVRYADGELSDAEFERRLAVLLETETVADVERYLDEGTAPPPAQETETEVDRELERSSGS comes from the coding sequence ATGACCGGAAGCCGACCACTCGTTCGGGGAGTGACGCCGTCGGTAGCTGTCGTCACCGTCGCCGTACTGGCGACGTTCGTCGCGCTCACGGTGATCAACTCCTCGGTCGCGATTATTCTCGCCATCTTCGGCCTGCTGTTCGGCGGCGACCTGCTCAGGGAACTCGCCGAGGCGCTCGACGGCGAGACTGAGCCGGCAGCCGAGGACGAACCGATACCCGATCACGACGCCGAAGACGCCCTCGAGCGACTGCGCGTTCGCTACGCCGACGGGGAGCTATCCGACGCGGAGTTCGAGCGTCGACTCGCGGTGCTCCTCGAGACGGAGACCGTCGCGGACGTCGAACGCTATCTCGACGAGGGTACCGCGCCGCCGCCCGCGCAGGAAACCGAAACCGAGGTCGACCGCGAACTCGAGCGCTCGTCGGGGTCGTGA
- a CDS encoding rhodanese-like domain-containing protein, producing the protein MSKIRPPELDDRLSNGVEPYVLDIRPRESYQRGNIDGSQNVPVYDDLRRGDETVLRQSLADIPDGKTVVTVCKAGIVAKKATAILEEEGYDAATLAGGMRGWNGYRNGSIGYRLSSTLARLLR; encoded by the coding sequence ATGAGCAAGATAAGGCCGCCGGAACTGGACGACAGACTGTCGAACGGGGTGGAACCGTACGTCCTCGATATCCGTCCGCGTGAGAGCTACCAGCGCGGCAACATCGACGGCAGTCAGAACGTCCCGGTCTACGACGATCTTCGACGCGGCGACGAGACCGTACTCCGACAGTCGCTCGCCGATATTCCCGACGGAAAGACGGTCGTCACGGTCTGCAAAGCGGGAATCGTCGCGAAAAAAGCGACTGCGATACTCGAGGAGGAGGGGTACGACGCCGCTACCCTTGCCGGCGGCATGCGGGGCTGGAACGGCTACCGGAACGGTTCGATCGGCTACCGCCTGTCGTCGACACTCGCTCGACTGCTCCGATGA
- a CDS encoding FAD/NAD(P)-binding protein, protein MLECVIVGGGIHGTYCCQRLLEETDLEHDNLLIVDPHDRLLESFRQKARACEMDELRSTFVHHVGTEPFGLESFAEGRDRTDELRPTPGYPRRPTLSLFLDYAEYVIDRANLENLHRRATVESIRRSADGTDSLVLETSESRIQTQTCVLAIGHGGRYRTPPWAAGIDSITHVWDGFDPETPADDTVVVGGGVTAAQLATCLAERDREPVTLCARRDLEAATTEADPRWINWNHIDRHLHRHPPGSRERYETVREARNDATVPPTLLERLETTVDDGSLSIRYGDVRSAREVDDRVRLLLEDGGCLSAARVVLATGFAPVFGHPFVDRVATELGLERGYRGMPVLDDETLAWSRTDGRGSSVFVTGALATGSVGPLAGNIAGARRGADRLTTGIAARERPPLSAD, encoded by the coding sequence ATGCTCGAGTGCGTCATCGTCGGCGGCGGGATCCACGGCACGTACTGCTGTCAGCGACTGCTCGAGGAGACCGACCTCGAACACGACAACCTCCTGATCGTCGATCCACACGACCGACTGCTCGAGTCATTCCGGCAGAAGGCCCGCGCGTGCGAGATGGACGAACTGCGCTCGACGTTCGTCCACCACGTCGGCACCGAGCCGTTCGGCCTCGAGAGCTTCGCCGAGGGACGGGACCGGACGGATGAGCTCCGGCCGACGCCGGGCTATCCGCGTCGGCCGACGCTGTCGCTGTTTCTCGACTATGCGGAGTACGTGATCGACCGTGCTAATCTCGAGAACCTGCACAGACGGGCCACCGTCGAATCGATTCGACGGTCGGCGGACGGGACGGACTCGCTCGTCCTCGAGACGTCTGAGTCTCGCATTCAGACCCAAACCTGTGTGCTGGCGATCGGTCACGGGGGACGGTACCGGACGCCGCCGTGGGCCGCCGGCATCGACTCGATCACCCACGTCTGGGACGGCTTCGACCCCGAGACGCCTGCCGACGATACCGTCGTCGTCGGTGGCGGGGTCACGGCTGCCCAGCTCGCGACCTGTCTCGCCGAACGCGACCGCGAACCCGTCACGCTCTGTGCGAGACGCGACCTCGAGGCGGCGACCACCGAGGCCGACCCGCGCTGGATCAACTGGAATCACATCGATCGCCATCTCCACCGACACCCGCCCGGCTCGCGCGAGCGGTACGAAACCGTCCGCGAGGCGCGCAACGACGCGACGGTCCCGCCGACGCTGCTCGAGCGCCTCGAGACGACCGTCGACGACGGCTCGCTGTCGATCCGCTACGGCGACGTTCGCTCCGCCCGCGAGGTCGACGATCGGGTTCGACTCCTGCTCGAGGACGGCGGCTGCCTCTCAGCGGCGCGAGTCGTGCTGGCGACCGGTTTTGCCCCCGTTTTCGGTCATCCGTTCGTCGACCGCGTCGCGACGGAACTCGGCCTCGAGCGCGGCTATCGGGGAATGCCGGTCCTCGACGACGAGACGCTGGCGTGGTCCAGGACGGACGGACGCGGATCGTCGGTGTTTGTCACTGGCGCATTAGCGACAGGTTCCGTCGGCCCTCTCGCGGGGAATATCGCTGGAGCGCGGCGAGGGGCGGATCGTCTGACGACGGGGATCGCAGCGCGTGAGCGCCCGCCACTTTCGGCCGATTGA